A genomic segment from Ptychodera flava strain L36383 chromosome 19, AS_Pfla_20210202, whole genome shotgun sequence encodes:
- the LOC139118155 gene encoding lipase member I-like produces the protein MGLSRFGLQATVSVVVICLCAISLTVSQECRDYGEDGRHCIDSFDELPQDNIEVNFKLYTRKHRNGVDMEFSSALHADFQFGKPIKFITHGFLSKGSEDWVKQIADELLKVGDFNVIVVDWEKAADPDTDLKWVEYDEASSNTRIVASRIKRLLGFILRQSGSSALNDVHLIGHSLGAQISGMVGKLIQRDIHCNGAPCKAARITALDPARPNFLIDAGERRRAPGPHCVSRDDAIFVDVIHSDAKEQDDHTGGTFPQLGIYQALGHADFYPNGGNKQPGCILFPCDHGRATSLFAASINSHCSFISETCSGSLALQNKRCSGCTSTPCQRMGYHAIKPSTPTLYYLETTGDEPFCDFTVVDEATRTLVSSSPRPGKAVGVVSHMIATAGLARLLNARTGARMPRRATSAEVTSETRFTKQVNFCSSVTQTALAAVWSLPNFYRWLR, from the exons AATGCAGAGATTATGGTGAAGATGGAAGACACTGTATCGACTCCTTCGACGAACTACCTCAGGATAACATTGAAGTGAATTTCAAGCTTTACACACGAAAGCACAGAAATGGCGTGGATATGGAATTTTCAAGCGCTTTGCACGCTGATTTTCAGTTCGGAAAACCGATCAAG TTTATCACTCATGGTTTCCTCAGCAAAGGGTCTGAAGATTGGGTGAAACAGATAGCTGACGAACTTCTTAAAGTCGGAGATTTCAACGTCATTGTGGTTGATTGGGAAAAAGCTGCCGATCCCGACACTGAT CTGAAATGGGTAGAGTACGACGAGGCATCCAGCAATACCAGGATCGTTGCAAGTCGGATCAAACGTCTTCTGGGTTTCATCTTGAGGCAAAGTGGTAGTAGCGCCCTCAACGACGTACACTTAATTGGACACAGTCTCGGTGCTCAGATCAGTGGCATGGTTGGAAAATTGATTCAACGAGACATACATTGCAATGGAGCACCTTGTAAGGCTGCACGTATAACAG CCCTTGATCCTGCTCGTCCAAACTTTCTGATCGACGCGGGAGAAAGGCGCAGAGCTCCAGGACCACATTGTGTGTCGAGAGATGACGCCATCTTCGTCGACGTGATCCACTCAGATGCGAAGGAGCAAGACGATCATACAGGTGGCACTTTCCCACAGCTGGGCATTTATCAG GCCCTAGGCCATGCTGATTTCTACCCTAATGGCGGCAACAAACAACCAGGATGCATACTCTTCCCATGCGATCACGGCAGAGCAACGTCATTATTCGCAGCAAGCATAAACAGTCACTGTAGCTTTATCTCAGAGACGTGTAGTGGTAGCTTAGCCCTCCAAAACAAAAG ATGTTCGGGCTGTACATCAACGCCTTGCCAACGTATGGGATACCATGCCATCAAACCAAGCACGCCTACACTATACTATCTTGAAACTACTGGAGATGAGCCCTTCTGTG ATTTTACTGTCGTGGACGAGGCTACCCGTACTCTGGTCTCCAGTTCACCTCGTCCCGGCAAAGCTGTTGGTGTGGTTTCACATATGATCGCTACGGCAGGTCTGGCCAGGCTTCTGAATGCTCGCACAGGTGCACGGATGCCCCGAAGGGCTACTTCTGCGGAGGTCACCTCAGAAACTCGGTTTACAAAACAGGTGAATTTTTGTAgttcggttacccagactgcgcTTGCTGCAGTCTGGTCCCTGCccaatttctaccgctggctgcgctga